In Primulina eburnea isolate SZY01 chromosome 3, ASM2296580v1, whole genome shotgun sequence, one DNA window encodes the following:
- the LOC140827603 gene encoding protein SABRE-like isoform X2, translating to MFASRLLAWVLSRVMGASVGFRVAGWKCLRDVVVKFNKGAIESISVGEIRLSLRQSLVKLGVGFISRDPKLQVLICDLEVVIRSSKKSTQKSRMKKPRTSGRGKWMVVANMARFLSISVTDLGLKTSKASLDVKELRVDISKDGGSEGGLFVKLHLVPINVHLSQSRVTSDQSVISDGSITTNQFVDNTYPPFSCEEFSLLCEFGHNREAGVVVKNLDTTCGEVRINLCEDLLFKEKDQPDTSPQPFPEVSPAKEESVHSKKPRGTNALSAVSKYNSIFPEKVGFTLPKLDVKFIHRGYGLVVENNIMGIQLKCITSKSVEEVGESVRLDVQLEFSEIYLLREVGISIVEVLKLDVVSSVYIPLQHNSPIRSEIDVKLGGTQCNLILNRLKLFMRVRPPRKPKMGLLEENSAKEKSQSPELKAVMWTCTVSAPEMTVVLYSLNGSPLYHGCSQSSHVFANNISNTGATLHMELGEINLHMSDEYQECLKESLFGVETNTGSLMHIAKVSLDWGKKDMDSLEDGLKCMMVLGADVTGMSVYLTFRRLESLILAALSFKALLKDLAASSKKPAQSKETRSSKPSRKGIQLLRLNLERCSVNICGDVGLEDAVIPDPKRVNYGSQGGKVLITNLVDGSLRTAHVMSTISYDCTRLKYSLSLDVYHLSFCMNKEKKSVQMELQRARSIYQEFPKDNNPGPKVVLLDMQNAKLVRRSGGLKDIVVCSLFSATDISIRWEPDVHIALVELGLHLKLMVHNYKLQEECNRETISVMNDNEPKKETISESSDKRLNKKESIFAVDVEMLSVSAEVGDGVEALLQVQSIFSENAKIGVLLEGLFLHLNEAKIFRTSRMQISRIPNASGRVPDAKSETVTIWDWVIQAIDVHVCMPFRLQLRAIDDSVEDMLRALKLVTSAKTKCMFPEKKEQSKHKKGGLSRTGCIKFSIRKLTAEIEEEPIQGWLDEHYQLLKNEARELAVRLNFLDERISRNGQCHDVVEKDNSSFEGKLHHNGEEIDLRDASAIQKLREELYRMSFRSYYQACQSLVQGQGSEACKHGFQSGFKPSTSRTSLFSVCATELDVSLTKIEGGDAGMIEVLQKLDPVCRAHNIPFSRLYGGNILLHAGSLVVQIRNYTCPLFAANSGRCEGRLLLAQQATCFQPQIHQNVFIGKWRKVDMLRSATGTTPPIKTYCDLPIHFQKGEISFGTGFEPSFADISYAFTVALRRANLSTRNPNPDVQPPKKEKSLPWWDEMRNYIHGHTALYFSETRWNILATTDPYENLDKLHIISGYMEIQQSDGRVYLSSNDFKILVSSLESLLKNSMSKHFVGFSGPFLQAPIFTVEVTMEWDCESGNPLNHYLFALPNEGKAREKVYDPFRSTSLSLKWNFSLRPPVPSGDRRSQSFSINDQVIQDGASVCPSQLENKSIDSPIMNLGHHDLAWLIKFWNLNYLPPHKLRTFSRWPRYGLPRIPRSGNLSLDKVMTEFMFRVDVTPTYVRHMPLHDDDPAKGLAFKMTKLKYELYYSRGKQKYTIECRRDPLDLVYQGLDLHIPKVFINKEDCPTVAKVIQMTRKQSLPASTGRVYGDKHSSSSNHTERHLDDGFLLSSDYFTIRRQAPKADPARLLAWQEAGRRNLEMTYVRSEFENGSESDEHTRSDPSDDDGYNIVIADNCRRIFVYGLKLLWTLENRDAVWSWVGGISKAFEPPKPSPSRQYAQRKLHEENKVLDRPETPKDDNQKSSSSYHGSGSSQYIETSKALPSPSESAAMENPSSSLNAKYSNLDDSEEEGTRHFMVNVIEPQFNLHSEESNGRFLLAAVSGRVLARSFHSILAVGYEMIEQALGGEKLHLPESQPEMTWNRMEFSVMLEHVQAHVAPTDVDPGAGLQWLPKIRRSSPKVKRTGALLERVFMPCDMYFRYTRHKGGTADLKVKPLKELSFNSHNITATMTSRQFQVMLDVLTNLLFARLPKPRKSNLSYPVDDDEDVEEEADEVVPDGVEEVELAKVNLEQKERIQKLIIDDMRKLSLRLDNSGDPYPEIEMDRCMITGGRSTLVQRLRKELLNAQKARKAASASLRIALQKAAQLRLMEKERNKSPSYAMRISLQINKVVWGMLVDGKSFAEAELNDMIYDFDRDYKDVGVAKFTTKYFVVRNCLPNAKSDMLLSAWNPPSEWGKQVMLRVDAKQGSSKDGNAPLELFQVDIYPLKIHLTETCYKLMWQYFFPEEEQDSQRRQEVWMVSTTAGARRIKKGSTVQEASSSSTHLTKDVDVTKSSTSTLSAVSLTIQSGIHDDALQVSKLQNLKANNVGDSTPELRRTSSFDKTWEENVAESVADELVLQLHTSTKSGPLAILDQHDEPIKNKLKEIKVVKPGRSSHEEKKVAKMQDEKRSRPRKLREFHNIKISQVELLVTYEGSRFAVSDLRLLMDTFHRVEFTGTWRRLFSRVKKHIIWGVLKSVTGMQGKKFKDKAQATGVTVTENDLNLSDSDGGLAEKSDKYPISWPKRTGDGAGDGFVTSVRGLFNSQRRKAKAFVLRTMRGEAESELHVDWSESDAEFSPFARQLTITKAKRLIRRHTKKFRSRGQKGLLLQSKESLSTSPKETTPYESDSSSGSSPYQDFHE from the exons AT GTTTGCTTCCAGGTTGCTGGCATGGGTCCTCAGCCGAGTCATGGGAGCATCAGTTGGATTTCGTGTTGCTGGATGGAAATGTTTGAGAGATGTTGTCGTGAAATTCAACAAG GGTGCTATTGAATCCATATCTGTAGGCGAAATCAGGCTAAGTTTGCGGCAGTCTTTGGTTAAGCTAGGAGTTGGTTTTATTTCCAGGGATCCAAAATTGCAGGTGTTAATATGTGATTTAGAAGTTGTAATAAGGTCTTCAAAGAAAAGCACACAGAAATCTAGAATGAAAAAACCTAGAACCTCAGGCAGAGGAAAGTGGATGGTTGTGGCTAACATGGCAAGATTCTTGTCAATTTCAGTGACTGACTTGGGTCTAAAG ACATCTAAAGCTTCCTTGGATGTCAAAGAACTGAGAGTAGACATATCTAAAGATGGTGGATCAGAGGGAGGCTTGTTTGTAAAGCTGCATCTTGTTCCCATTAATGTTCACTTAAGTCAATCTCGAGTAACATCTGATCAATCAGTAATCTCCGACGGATCTATCACTACTAACCAGTTTGTTGACAACACCTATCCTCCTTTCAGTTGTGAAGAATTCTCTCTCTTGTGTGAGTTTGGCCATAATAG GGAAGCAGGTGTAGTTGTTAAGAATTTGGATACCACCTGTGGAGAAGTCCGCATAAATCTGTGTGAGGATCTGCTGTTTAAGGAGAAGGATCAGCCCGACACCTCTCCTCAGCCTTTTCCAGAAGTTTCCCCAGCAAAAGAAGAATCTGTGCATTCAAAAAAACCAAGGGGAACGAATGCATTATCTGCTGTATCCAAGTACAATTCTATATTTCCAGAGAAG GTCGGCTTTACCTTGCCAAAACTTGATGTAAAGTTTATTCATCGTGGTTATGGTTTGGTGGTTGAGAATAACATAATGGGAATCCAACTGAAATGCATAACATCTAAATCTGTTGAAGAAGTTGGGGAAAGTGTGAGGCTTGATGTTCAGTTGGAATTCAGTGAGATTTAT CTGCTCAGAGAAGTCGGCATCTCGATTGTGGAAGTGCTGAAACTTGATGTTGTTTCCTCAGTTTACATACCCCTTCAG CATAACTCTCCCATCAGATCTGAAATTGATGTCAAGCTTGGAGGCACCCAGTGCAACTTAATTTTGAACAGATTAAAGCTATTCATGCGTGTGCGTCCCCCACGAAAGCCTAAAATGGGACTTTTGGAAGAAAATTCTGCTAAAGAAAAATCACAGTCCCCTGAACTGAAAGCTGTCATGTGGACTTGCACTGTTTCAGCCCCAGAGATGACTGTTGTTCTTTACAGTTTGAATGGTTCTCCTCTGTACCAT GGTTGCTCGCAATCATCACACGTCTTTGCAAACAACATATCCAATACTGGTGCAACTCTACACATGGAACTTGGTGAAATAAATCTACACATGTCTGATGAATATCAAGAATGCTTGAAAGAGAGTTTGTTTGGCGTGGAAACAAACACGGGTTCATTAATGCACATTGCTAAGGTGAGCTTGGACTGGGGCAAGAAAGACATGGATTCCCTTGAAGATGGGTTGAAGTGTATGATGGTTCTTGGAGCCGATGTCACTGGCATGAGTGTCTACTTGACTTTCAGGCGTCTTGAATCACTTATATTAGCTGCTCTATCCTTCAAGGCCTTATTGAAGGATTTAGCTGCTTCGAGTAAGAAACCAGCACAAAGCAAAGAAACAAGGTCTTCCAAGCCATCAAGGAAAGGAATTCAACTGTTGAGACTCAACCTAGAAAGATGCTCTGTAAATATATGTGGAGATGTGGGGTTGGAGGATGCGGTTATTCCAGACCCCAAACGTGTTAATTATGGATCACAAGGTGGTAAGGTTTTAATTACTAACTTGGTAGATGGGTCTCTGCGAACTGCACATGTAATGTCGACTATATCATATGATTGTACAAGGTTGAAGTATTCGCTTTCACTCGATGTTTACCATCTCAGTTTTTGCATgaacaaagaaaaaaaatcagtaCAGATGGAGCTTCAAAGAGCCAGGTCTATCTATCAGGAATTTCCCAAAGACAACAATCCTGGACCAAAAGTTGTGTTACTTGACATGCAGAATGCGAAGCTTGTTAGGCGATCAGGAGGTCTGAAAGATATCGTTGTTTGCTCTCTCTTCAGTGCCACCGATATATCAATAAGGTGGGAACCTGATGTGCATATTGCATTAGTTGAACTAGGATTGCACTTGAAGTTAATGGTCCACAATTACAAGCTGCAAGAGGAGTGTAACAGGGAAACAATTTCTGTTATGAATGACAATGAACCAAAGAAAGAGACCATTTCGGAATCATCTGACAAACGACTGAACAAAAAAGAATCCATTTTTGCTGTTGATGTGGAGATGCTTAGTGTATCTGCTGAGGTTGGAGATGGGGTTGAAGCCTTGCTTCAGGTGCAGTCCATCTTCTCTGAGAATGCCAAAATAGGTGTGCTTCTTGAGGGACTCTTTCTCCACCTCAATGAAGCCAAAATTTTTAGAACCAGCAGAATGCAAATATCTCGAATCCCTAATGCTTCTGGCAGAGTTCCTGATGCGAAATCTGAAACAGTAACTATCTGGGACTGGGttattcaagccattgatgtcCATGTATGCATGCCATTTAGGTTGCAACTGCGAGCCATTGATGATTCTGTGGAGGATATGCTTCGAGCTTTGAAGCTTGTGACTTCTGCTAAAACTAAATGTATGTTTCCAGAGAAGAAAGAGCAGTCAAAACACAAAAAGGGTGGTTTGTCTAGAACCGGGTGCATAAAGTTCAGCATACGTAAATTAACAGCTGAGATTGAGGAGGAACCGATACAGGGTTGGCTTGACGAGCATTATCAACTCCTGAAGAATGAGGCTCGTGAATTAGCTGTTAGGTTAAATTTTCTTGATGAGCGTATTTCTCGGAATGGACAATGCCATGATGTTGTTGAAAAAGACAACTCTTCATTCGAAGGAAAGCTTCATCACAATGGGGAGGAGATAGATCTTCGAGATGCTTCAGCTATTCAGAAATTGCGTGAGGAACTATACAGGATGTCATTCCGGTCATATTACCAGGCATGCCAGAGTCTTGTACAGGGCCAGGGATCTGAGGCATGTAAACATGGCTTTCAATCTGGTTTCAAACCTAGCACTTCCAGAacttctcttttctctgtttgTGCTACAGAATTAGATGTAAGCTTGACAAAAATTGAAGGTGGTGATGCAGGGATGATTGAAGTTCTGCAGAAGCTTGACCCAGTATGTCGTGCCCATAACATTCCATTTTCAAGACTTTATGGAGGAAACATCCTTTTACATGCAGGCTCTCTTGTAGTTCAGATAAGAAACTACACATGTCCTCTATTTGCTGCAAATTCTGGTCGATGTGAAGGTCGTCTTCTGCTGGCCCAGCAG GCGACCTGTTTTCAGCCGCAGATTCACCAAAATGTCTTCATCGGAAAATGGAGGAAAGTGGATATGCTACGTTCAGCTACTGGCACAACTCCTCCAATCAAAACTTATTGTGATTTGCCTATTCATTTTCAGAAAGGAGAAATTTCGTTTGGCACTGGTTTCGAACCATCTTTCGCTGATATTAGCTACGCTTTTACTGTGGCTCTTCGTAGAGCCAATTTAAGCACAAGGAATCCAAATCCAGATGTTCAACCACCTAAGAAGGAAAAAAGTTTACCTTGGTGGGATGAAATGAGAAACTACATTCATGGACACACCGCCTTATATTTCTCTGAGACGAGATGGAACATTCTTGCAACCACTGATCCCTACGAAAACTTAGACAAACTTCATATCATATCAGGCTACATGGAAATTCAACAATCAGATGGTCGTGTTTACTTGTCCTCCAACGATTTCAAGATTTTAGTGAGCAGCTTAGAGAGCTTACTAAAGAATTCCATGTCGAAACATTTTGTTGGATTTTCTGGGCCTTTCCTCCAGGCCCCAATTTTCACAGTTGAAGTGACAATGGAATGGGATTGTGAGTCTGGAAATCCCCTAAATCATTATTTGTTTGCACTTCCTAATGAAGGTAAAGCTCGTGAAAAGGTTTACGATCCCTTCAGATCCACATCTCTTTCTCTCAAATGGAATTTCTCCCTTAGGCCACCTGTTCCTTCCGGTGATCGCCGATCACAATCCTTTTCCATCAATGATCAGGTCATTCAGGACGgagcttcagtttgtccatcacaATTAGAAAATAAATCAATTGATTCACCGATTATGAATCTTGGACATCATGATTTGGCATGGTTGATCAAATTTTGGAACCTAAACTACCTTCCTCCCCATAAGTTGCGAACCTTTTCTAGGTGGCCTCGTTATGGGCTCCCTAGGATTCCGAGATCAGGTAATCTGTCGTTGGACAAAGTAATGACAGAATTTATGTTCAGGGTTGATGTCACCCCCACATATGTTAGGCACATGCCGTTACACGACGATGACCCAGCAAAGGGACTAGCATTTAAGATGACAAAGTTGAAATATGAACTCTATTATAGTCGAGGTAAACAAAAATATACCATCGAATGCAGACGGGATCCTCTCGATCTTGTGTATCAGGGTCTTGACCTACACATACCCAAAGTATTTATAAATAAGGAAGATTGCCCAACTGTTGCAAAAGTAATTCAAATGACAAGGAAGCAATCCCTGCCCGCGTCAACGGGCAGAGTTTATGGCGATAAACATAGCTCCTCTAGCAACCACACAGAAAGGCATCTTGATGATGGGTTTTTGTTATCATCTGATTACTTCACAATCCGCCGGCAAGCTCCAAAGGCTGACCCTGCAAGGTTATTAGCATGGCAAGAAGCTGGAAGAAGAAACCTTGAGATGACATATGTGAGATCTGAGTTTGAAAATGGGAGCGAGAGTGATGAGCATACGAGATCTGACCCCAGTGACGATGATGGATATAACATTGTCATTGCTGACAATTGCAGGCGTATTTTTGTTTACGGACTGAAGCTTCTGTGGACTCTTGAAAATAGAGATGCTGTTTGGTCTTGGGTAGGTGGGATATCTAAGGCATTTGAACCTCCAAAACCTTCTCCTTCTCGTCAATATGCTCAAAGAAAATTGCATGAGGAGAACAAGGTCCTTGATAGACCTGAAACACCCAAAGATGATAACCAAAAGTCATCGTCTTCCTATCATGGTTCCGGCTCTTCTCAGTATATCGAGACTTCTAAAGCACTGCCTTCACCATCAGAATCAGCGGCAATGGAAAATCCCTCCTCAAGTTTGAATG CAAAATATAGCAATCTTGATGACTCCGAGGAAGAGGGGACACGCCATTTCATGGTGAACGTCATTGAGCCGCAATTCAATCTTCACTCAGAAGAATCTAAT GGTAGATTCTTGCTTGCAGCTGTAAGTGGCCGTGTTTTAGCTCGGTCATTTCATTCAATCCTTGCTGTTGGTTATGAGATGATCGAACAAGCACTTGGGGGAGAAAAGTTACACCTACCTGAATCTCAGCCTGAAATGACATGGAATCGCATGGAATTCTCTGTTATGTTGGAGCATGTGCAGGCTCATGTAGCCCCAACTGATGTGGATCCAGGTGCTGGGCTGCAGTGGCTTCCTAAAATTCGTCGGAGTTCACCCAAAGTGAAGCGCACTGGAGCTTTGCTTGAAAGGGTTTTTATGCCCTGTGACATGTACTTTCGCTACACACGGCATAAAGGAGGAACTGCTGATTTGAAA GTAAAGCCTTTGAAAGAGCTGTCCTTCAATTCTCATAATATTACGGCTACAATGACATCCAGGCAATTTCAAGTCATGCTTGATGTGTTGACCAATCTTCTGTTTGCTCGGCTTCCTAA GCCTCGAAAAAGCAATCTGTCATATCCTGTTGATGACGACGAAGATGTTGAAGAGGAGGCAGATGAAGTGGTACCTGATGGTGTTGAAGAGGTAGAACTGGCTAAAGTAAATCTTGAACAGAAAGAGAGAATCCAGAAGTTGATTATTGACGATATGCGGAAATTGTCTCTCCGGCTTGACAATTCTGGGGATCCATACCCTGAAATTGAAATGGATCGATGTATGATAACTGGTGGAAGATCCACATTA GTGCAAAGACTGAGAAAAGAGCTCTTGAATGCACAAAAGGCTAGGAAGGCTGCATCAGCTTCGCTAAGAATAGCTTTGCAGAAAGCTGCACAGTTACGATTAATGGAAAAGGAGAGGAATAAAAGCCCATCTTATGCTATGCGAATTTCTTTGCAAATTAATAAAGTTGTTTGGGGCATGCTTGTTGATGGAAAATCTTTTGCGGAAGCAGAGCTAAATGATATG ATCTATGATTTTGACCGGGATTACAAGGATGTCGGTGTTGCGAAGTTTACAACAAAGTACTTTGTTGTAAGAAATTGTCTTCCCAATGCAAAGTCTGACATGCTTCTATCTGCGTGGAATCCTCCTTCTGAATGGGGAAA ACAAGTGATGCTTCGTGTGGATGCAAAGCAAGGATCTTCCAAGGATGGAAACGCACCTCTTGAATTATTCCAG GTGGATATTTACCCTTTAAAGATACATTTGACTGAGACATGTTACAAATTGATGTGgcaatatttctttcctgaagAAGAACAAGACTCCCAACGGCGACAG GAAGTATGGATGGTTTCAACAACAGCTGGTGCAAGGCGCATAAAAAAAGGGTCCACAGTTCAAGAGGCATCTTCATCTAGCACCCATTTAACAAAAGATGTTGATGTTACCAAATCAAGCACATCTACCCTCTCTGCAGTATCTTTAACTATCCAATCTGGCATTCATGATGATGCTCTGCAA GTATCAAAGCTTCAGAATCTAAAAGCAAACAATGTCGGTGATTCAACCCCTGAATTAAGAAGAACGTCATCCTTCGATAAAACTTGGGAAGAAAATGTGGCAGAATCTGTTGCTGATGAATTGGTGTTACAATTGCACACTTCAACAAAAAGTGGGCCTCTTGCTATTCTTGACCAGCATGATGAgcccataaaaaataaattgaaggagATCAAAGTAGTCAAACCTGGTCGGTCCTCTCATGAGGAGAAAAAGGTGGCGAAAATGCAAGATGAGAAAAGGTCCAGACCCCGAAAACTGAGGGAGTTTCACAATATCAAGATTAGTCAG GTTGAGCTGCTAGTTACATATGAAGGATCAAGATTCGCGGTAAGCGACTTAAGGTTGCTGATGGACACATTCCATCGTGTTGAATTTACTGGAACTTGGAGGCGGTTGTTCTCTCGTGTTAAGAAGCATATTATTTGGGGAGTTCTAAAATCTGTCACGGGCATGCAG GGGAAAAAGTTTAAAGATAAAGCGCAAGCCACTGGTGTTACTGTTACAGAAAATGATCTCAATCTCAGTGATAGCGATGGAGGTTTAGCTGAAAAATCTGATAAGTATCCAATATCCTGGCCAAAACGTACTGGTGATGGGGCAGGCGATGGTTTTGTTACCTCTGTGAGGGGCCTTTTCAATTCTCAGCGTCGCAAGGCCAAGGCTTTTGTTTTACGGACTATGAGGGGTGAAGCAGAGAGTGAGCTCCATGTGGATTGGAGTGAAAGTGATGCAGAGTTCTCTCCATTTGCCAGACAGCTAACTATAACCAAAGCTAAAAGGTTAATTAGACGGCACACTAAGAAGTTCCGTTCTAGGGGACAGAAAG GTTTATTGTTGCAGTCAAAAGAATCACTTTCCACGTCTCCTAAGGAGACCACACCCTACGAAAGTGATTCTTCGAGTGGATCCTCTCCTTATCAGGATTTCCACGAGTAG